The stretch of DNA AGAACACCAACCTGATCGGCCCGCGTGGCAACTCCTGGCTCCTCCTGGGCGAGATCCTGACCGACCTCGATCTGCCCCGCGATGATCCCGTCGCGGACCGGTGTGGCACCTGCACGGCCTGCCTCGACGCCTGCCCGACCGGGGCGATCCCCGCGCCCTACCTGGTCGATTCGACCCGGTGCATCTCGTACCTGACGATCGAGCTGCGCGGACAGATTCCCGCCGCACAGCGCGCCGATCTGGGGGAGTGGGCGTTCGGCTGCGACATCTGCCAGGAGGTCTGCCCCTGGAACCGGAAGACGGGACCTGTGGAGGACCCGGCGTTCCAGTCAGGCCCCCATCTCGAGGAAAGGACGCTCGCCGACATGGTGCGCCTGGACGACGCGGCATTCGCGGCGGAGTTCCGACCCGCTTCCCTCGAGCGCCCGCGGCGCCGCGGCCTGGTGCGCAATGCGCTCATCGTAGCGGCCAACACGGGGGACGAGCCGGCGCTCCGCGCGGCGGAGCAGAAGCTGGCCGACCCGGACCCGGTCGTGCGCGGCACGGCCGCCTGGGCGCTTGGGCGCGGCGGAAGCGGCCGGGGCCGGCGCGCTCTCGAAGGCGCACGGGCGGGGGAGACGGACCCCACGGCCCGGCAGGAGATCGAGGACGCGCTTGCAGCTTCACCGCCGGACCGGAGCTGACGACCCGGCGGTCGACGAACAAACCCTCAGGGAGTGAAGAACCGCCGTAGGGGATGCCGGAGAGATTGGCCTGCAGCGCCTTCCCGTCCAGGATGGACTCGAAGCGCAGCCGCTCCGCGGTATAGTCCTCGCCGACGCGGAGTGACGGCGTCCTCACCCTCCGCCATCAGGAACAGCAGCTTCCCCTTGCGTACGATGATTCGGAAGTTCGACTCCCACGGATTGGGCGTCCGGTAGTGGCCGGGATAGGCGTTCCACTCACGCGGGCGCGCGGCTCGC from Candidatus Polarisedimenticolia bacterium encodes:
- the queG gene encoding tRNA epoxyqueuosine(34) reductase QueG — its product is MELQRFARRIKEKGSELGLGAVGIASVAPSDHAAFLDDWLRRGFAGEMGYMGRTAGTRVDARQRFPWVRSAVVAAVPYLPYQGDRRAQAGLVKHVARYAAGRDYHRVLGERLGALSRFIETEAPGARTRAYADTGPVMERELAARAGLGWFGKNTNLIGPRGNSWLLLGEILTDLDLPRDDPVADRCGTCTACLDACPTGAIPAPYLVDSTRCISYLTIELRGQIPAAQRADLGEWAFGCDICQEVCPWNRKTGPVEDPAFQSGPHLEERTLADMVRLDDAAFAAEFRPASLERPRRRGLVRNALIVAANTGDEPALRAAEQKLADPDPVVRGTAAWALGRGGSGRGRRALEGARAGETDPTARQEIEDALAASPPDRS